GCGGGCAACGCAGCGGCTACGAACAACCCGGACAGGCCGGTCAGGAAATTGCGGCGTTTCATGATCCTTCTCGTGATTCGATTCGTCGGCTAAGACCCGCTCGCCCCGGCGCGGTTCCGCGCGCATCCGTGCGCCGCCCCCCGCGCCGCGGCGAGCCGGCAATCACTTCGAGGCAAGGCCTTTGCCGAGAAACTCCTTGGCGCCGACCATGCCGCTGTGCCCGGTGTCCATCATCTCGAACACCTTGACCTGATACGTGATGTACTCGTCATGGGAGACGCGGCCGTCACCGTTGGTGTCGATCTTGTGCATCATCTCGGGGCTCTGCAGCCCGCGCGCGTAGCCGCCGGTAGCGAAGGAGGCGAGTTCACTCGACGGTGCCAGAAACTCCTTCTCGTCGATCATCATCGTCTTGTCGTGATCCAGCATCACGAAGACGCGCTCCTGGTACGCGACCCACTCGTCCTTCGACACCATGCCGTCCTTGTTGGTGTCGATCTTCTTCATGAGCTCGCCGCTCCTGAGACCGCTCGCGTAGCCGCCGGTGGCGAAGGACACCATGTCATCGGCGGCGGCGGCAAACGGAGCGCAGATCAGCAATGTGGCGGCGGTGGCAACAGCGCGCATTCGGCGCGCCCTCGCGGGTGTGAACATGGGGAGGTCCTCCGTGACGGATGGGTGATGGCGGCTCGCACCCGGTACCTCTTGTGCCGGGCAGCACGCTCCCGAGCAGTGTGCTGGCGGCGGCTCACGTCTTCGTCACGCAAGTCTCACATTTCCGTCACGCGCTCGGACCCGCGGCGCTCACCCGGCGGCGCGCGACTCCAGCGTCCGCAGCCTTTGTTCGAGGGTGCGCCGCTCCATCTCGACGCCGGCGCGCACCGCAAACAGCGAGAAGATCGACTGCACCGGCAGGTCTTCCTGCATCGGCTCCGTGTTGTAGCAGGCGAGGTGACCGATGACACGACCGGTGCTGTCGAAGATGGGGATGCCGAGATAGCTCTCGAAGCCTGCCTCGCGCGGGTAGATGACCCCCACGTCGCGCTGGTACACGCACACCCGCCCGAGATTCACGGTCTCCTGGCAGGGAGTCCCCGCCAGGTCGAACTCGTTCGCCTCCGCCCAGGTGTCGTTCTTCCAGGAGGCGAGCTTGCGTACGTGCGTGGTCGGAAAGTTCGCGCACTCGGCGATGAAGGCGTAGCGAACGCCCAGCGCGCTCGCAAAGTTGCGCACCAGGCTGCGGAAGAACTCGTCGCCGCGCGCGGCCGCCAGCCCTTCCGCCAGCGCGACCAGCACTTCCTCCGCGCGCTTGCGGGCGGTGATGTCGGTATTGAGGCCGACCAGCCGGTATGGCTTGCCGGCAGCCGTGCGCAGGGTGGCGCCGCGTGCCAGCACCCAGCGGTAACGCCCGCTCTTGTGGCGCAGCCGGTGATCGTTCTCGAAGCGCGAGGTGGTACCGTCGAGGTGCGCCTGCAGCGCGGAAAGCGTCGTCTCCAGGTCGTCCGCGTGGATGCGTCCGCGCCACTCGTCCAGGCTGTCGCCGATCTCGTCCTCGGTGTAACCCAGCATCGACTTCCAGCGCGCCGAGTAATAGACATGGTCGTCTCCGACCTCCCACTCCCACAACCCGTCATCGGCCCCGCGCACCGCCAGCGTGTAGCGCTCCTCGCTCTCGCGCAGGCGGTCCTCGGCGGCACGGCGACGCTCGGTCTCGCGTTCCGCATCGCGCGCGCGCTCGGCAAGCTTCTCACCGAGGCGACCGACGCTCGCCGCCAATCGCCCGGTGCCATTCGCGTTATCGAGGTGCGCGATGCCGCCGGCGGCGAGGAGCTCGGCCGATTCGGCGACACGGTCGAGCGAACGCGCCAGAAAGAATCGCAGGGCGAGCGCGGTGACGATCAGGGCGGCAACCAGGCCGGCGA
The window above is part of the Betaproteobacteria bacterium genome. Proteins encoded here:
- a CDS encoding EF-hand domain-containing protein, which codes for MRAVATAATLLICAPFAAAADDMVSFATGGYASGLRSGELMKKIDTNKDGMVSKDEWVAYQERVFVMLDHDKTMMIDEKEFLAPSSELASFATGGYARGLQSPEMMHKIDTNGDGRVSHDEYITYQVKVFEMMDTGHSGMVGAKEFLGKGLASK
- a CDS encoding PAS domain-containing protein is translated as MALYWRILVPLAVVWLVVVGGVRWVWAPHAIAEGETQYRDRIGDALDRLSRELAPLLKDGGTAAAAPVLDEALRARPGWVALEIKDRSGRTVRKVSGQDVAATAADAHALEQPVTDGAVVLGWLTANVDFGPQFAVIRAGLRDLTLLLVAGLVAALIVTALALRFFLARSLDRVAESAELLAAGGIAHLDNANGTGRLAASVGRLGEKLAERARDAERETERRRAAEDRLRESEERYTLAVRGADDGLWEWEVGDDHVYYSARWKSMLGYTEDEIGDSLDEWRGRIHADDLETTLSALQAHLDGTTSRFENDHRLRHKSGRYRWVLARGATLRTAAGKPYRLVGLNTDITARKRAEEVLVALAEGLAAARGDEFFRSLVRNFASALGVRYAFIAECANFPTTHVRKLASWKNDTWAEANEFDLAGTPCQETVNLGRVCVYQRDVGVIYPREAGFESYLGIPIFDSTGRVIGHLACYNTEPMQEDLPVQSIFSLFAVRAGVEMERRTLEQRLRTLESRAAG